One window of the Prionailurus bengalensis isolate Pbe53 chromosome E1, Fcat_Pben_1.1_paternal_pri, whole genome shotgun sequence genome contains the following:
- the C1QL1 gene encoding C1q-related factor, whose product MLLVLVVLIPVLVSSGGPDGHYEMLGTCRMVCDPYPARGPGAGARPDGGDALSEQSGAPPPSTLVQGPQGKPGRTGKPGPPGPPGDPGPPGPVGPPGEKGEPGKTGPPGLPGAGGSGAISTATYTTVPRVAFYAGLKNPHEGYEVLKFDDVVTNLGNNYDATSGKFTCNIPGTYFFTYHVLMRGGDGTSMWADLCKNGQVRASAIAQDADQNYDYASNSVILHLDAGDEVFIKLDGGKAHGGNSNKYSTFSGFIIYSD is encoded by the exons ATGCTGCTGGTGCTGGTGGTGCTCATCCCCGTGCTGGTGAGCTCGGGCGGCCCGGACGGCCACTATGAGATGCTGGGCACCTGCCGCATGGTATGCGACCCCTACCCCGCGCGGGGCCCCGGCGCCGGCGCGCGGCCCGACGGCGGCGACGCCCTGAGCGAGCAGAGCGGCGCGCCCCCGCCTTCCACGCTGGTGCAGGGCCCCCAGGGGAAGCCGGGCCGCACAGGCAAGCCGGGCCCCCCCGGACCCCCTGGGGATCCAGGTCCTCCGGGTCCTGTGGGGCCACCCGGGGAGAAGGGTGAGCCGGGCAAGACCGGCCCTCCCGGGCTGCCGGGTGCAGGGGGCAGCGGCGCAATCAGCACGGCCACCTACACCACGGTGCCACGCGTGGCCTTCTACGCCGGCCTCAAGAACCCTCACGAGGGTTACGAGGTGCTCAAGTTCGACGACGTGGTCACTAACCTAGGCAACAACTACGACGCGACCAGCGGCAAGTTTACGTGCAACATTCCGGGCACCTACTTTTTCACCTACCACGTCCTCATGCGAGGCGGCGACGGCACCAGTATGTGGGCGGACCTCTGCAAGAACGGCCAG gtgCGCGCCAGCGCCATAGCCCAGGACGCAGACCAGAACTATGACTACGCCAGCAACAGCGTGATCCTGCATCTGGACGCGGGGGATGAGGTCTTCATCAAACTCGACGGAGGCAAAGCGCACGGCGGCAACAGCAACAAATACAGCACATTTTCCGGCTTCATCATCTACTCCGACTGA